The genome window GTAATAATTGCTCCAGAAATTTGCCAACTAGTTGTTTGCGAAGATTGTGCCTAAGGGCACATCATCAATCTTACATTTACAGTAAATCTGTAATCTTTCATAAGTTAAAGTTCAAGTTATACAATTAATTAAAGGCTGTCCAATGCATGATCCTCCTGCTAATTGGGAGCTCCATAGTCTGTTAGTTGCTCCTTACAGACTAAACAATATGTTTCATTTTGCATATATGGTAAGTGTGGTAAGTGCTAATTCTTAATAGTCGCTCCTCATCAGTTCATGGTCTTCAAAATGTTTTTTTGCTCCTGATTTAAGCATGTTATGACAATTGGGACACAGCTTTTGATGTTCTCCAGCCTGTATGCCTATGTCAAGGATTTAACTATGGTCTGTATCCCGTATGGTGTTGCATCATACCAGTATGGTATGTTGCATACTATGTGATATACTACAATATACTGCtggagaaaaatcataaaaaatggcTAATGTGTTGATATACCCTAGCATGGTTGGTATATATAGTATTGATATTTGAATTTATGACTACATGTTTGTGTTTTTTCTGATATAATGCACATTGAGGAGTGGAATAACTACAAACTCTACTTGTGCAGCCAAAAACAACTGTCCACTTCCCCCTTGGTGAAGTTTCAGTGGAGAGGAAAGACCAGGAAACTGAGAAAGCACTATCCATAAATGGAATCCTGAAAGGTGAGCTGCTGAATGGAGTTTGTACTGCATTATACAGGGATGAGGATCTTAATCTGAGATACTGCTACAAGGTAATAGTCAGTCTCTGCCTCCCTTTGTTCTTTGTATTTTGACTAGTGACTAAGCTTTTTCCCTTTGAAGATATATTGCTGAaggatgattttgtttgaaactgGTTACATTTATAGGATGATGAGATGTCATTTATACCCAGCATCTCTTTACCTTCAAATGCATTATCCTTGGCATTCAAACGCCGTTTCAGTCCCTCAGACAAGTTGAGGTTAGCAATTTGTCCATGTTTTTCAGTTTGTGCTGTTTCATATTACTTTATTTCATATTTTTGTTCATCCACTTGTCTTGTCCGTAGCAGAAGTTAGAATATCCTTTGTTTTAAAAGAAATCTGTCAAGACTGTAGGCTGGAAAAGATTTGATCAACTCAATTTGTTAGCCTGCTTATTAGGTGCTGTTAAAAAAATGTTAGACTAAATGtttgtacataataaaattccattaaaatcaaaacaaattCTTGAATGTTAATTAACATAtgctatttaatattttataatttagggTGATATTAGGAGCAAGCACAGGTGCTTGTCACCCATAGAGATACTTTGGAAGAGTAATCTCTGGAGGGTGGTGATCTTAACAACATGTTGATTGGTTCTGGATGTTGTAGTAATCATAATCCATGATATTTCTTTGGATCCTTTTATTGGCAGAGCAACAAGGTAGATAAACCTTTAAAGCAAGGGCTAGACACAGGATTTAGAAGATCTTGGATCAGAGGATAAGGTTCAAGGAAGAAAAAACATCAGAGGAAGAAGATAATAACCTTGGCCAACAGGCTAAAGTATtcattaatcaaaatattatttgcATATACCAAGCCATTAttctttctcttaaacatataatGAGACGAGGGCTCCTATCCACCATGTACTCAAAGAAAAAGGTAAGGAAGCAATAAGTTACCATATGGAGTTAATTGTGCCTGCTATAATACTATTGCTTCTGTGGTACCAGCAAATGGTATATAATTACTGTGATTCTAacatgtgaaaacatgtatccttTAGAAATATGACAACTTGATGCCTCGATGAACTTTCTGGAGCATTTACTCCCTACAAATGTTTTCACCAATGTTCTAATTTTTGTAAGAACGTTGTACCACTGAACTGAACAGTAATTGGTGTAAAAAAGGATTCATGTAGGTTACCCAGATGGTTGGAACCGAAGTCTTGGTTCTGTTGTTCACCATGATGACCACTGCTTGTTGTCTTATGTATTCTTGCTTTCCCATATACTACTGATCATAGTGATTTTTGATGTAATATCATCCACAAAATTGTAGTTTTAATAGATTGGAGGACCGCTATTAATATATTTCCTTACCCAATTTTTTTTTCCCAGCTACTGGTACCACTTTGACTCTAGTCAGTGGAGTATGGTGTACAAGCACACTGTTGGTAAAGACCTGAAGTTTAAAGCTGGTTATGATTCTGCGGTGCGACTTGGATGGGCATCTCTTTGGGTATGTTTGACTTCACAATATCCTGTTTAAACAAACTGCATCTATTTCAACTAACGAAAGCAAAATATGAGGGAAAAGGTGGTATGACCGAATTCTGTTGAGATTACACATTCATAGTAACTTTATATTGGCAATCTTGAGAACGGTGGTATGTTACTGCTCGATGCTCCACTCCATTGAATTAGAAACAATTTCCTGCTTTCTAATTTTTCTTCTAACGAAGTAAATGATATTTGGGGACTGCAATTCCTGTGAAGGTTGGAGATGAAGGTGGCAAGACGAAGACAGCTCCGATGAAGACGAAACTTCAGTTTATGCTCCATGTACCGCAGGATGATATCGGCAATTCTTTGTTGATGTTTCGAGTTAAGAAAAGGTGGGACTTCTAGTTCTCCATTATATTCTTTGCTCGAAGAGGACGTATGATGACAGGTATCTGTCTTTTGTCTGTCAAATGTTTTGGCTACAACTTGCTACCATATTTTAGATGTCAATGATCTTTTTCACCAAGAATTCAGCTTGTTTTTCTATTACTATGTTACTTGATACATAGGGAGAGAAGACATCAACCAGACTTATTTGATTAAAACCTCAATTGTTACCAAGGAGAAAGAGACTAAAAACCTTTTTTCCTGATCCCTAATATCAACTTCAGCCAACTAAAATGTTAACTGCTGTcttttctttaatgtatatatctTAGTGAAGATATAGAACTAATTACACACATTTTAGTAAATCAGTAGGACCACTCCATGTGCACTTAAGATGCATTTTTGCTTTGATTGTGTACAGGTGGATGGATGAATCAATGTAATCATATAAAATGTATATTATGTTAAAAGACAAGTCTATAAATAGCTTATTCATCATACCCACCACCCCATTCAACTCTATAAATAGCTCCCACAATTCGCATATACACAGAACTAATTTCTGCAGACACCACACAACAGGAAGATTTCAGCAATTTAATATTCTCTTTGATTACTGAACATGTTCATCTTTATCTTAATTGAAACTTACAGCTACAATTACATATGTAAAGAGATAAAATAGTTGTACTTGTGATTGTTACAAATAacattcatttattgcttgcaaACTAAACATCCCCAAGTTCATGAATTGGAGAATGATTGCTAAGAGTTATGGTTGATTCATCTTAAGCAATTACTTGTATTCTATTCTAAAAAATTCGAGCCTATCCAATATACTTCTACATAAGATACAATTAAGTAGATATTTAGATCATTAATCGCGATCAAATTTGTGTTTCATTAAGCAATATTGATAATAAAGTAGGTATTTCTCATATTTAAATTGATTTTGCTTAAATCGTACGGCATCAGAAGTGTGTCAGTCTTTTTTGACCTCTCACATCCGTTGGATTGTTATTGACGTGCAAACGTGGACGATTGATTGAATAGGAAAATTAAGTATTTGGGATTAAAAATTGGGAGGAATTAATCGTCTGATGAAAACtggaaaggaaaggaagaaaataattggAAATTTGGAGTCGCCGACCCTTTTCATCGTCGGGTCAAAGACGTAACCCCCGAAGTCGTCGTCTTCTCTCTTCCCCAAAAGCCACCACCGAGAAGAGAGGAGGAGGCGGTCGGAGAGATGGGCGCATCGGATGCGGGTTGCGGCGATCTCCCTCCCGTTCTCTCCTCCTTCGTCGACGCCTTCGTCGACTTCTCCGTCTCCGGCCTCTTCTTCCCCCCCAACCCTACCCCTAGCCCCGCCCCCGCCGCCACACGCATTCCCGCCCCTGCCCGTCTCGTGGCGATCGGTGACTTCCACGGCGACCTCCCCAAGGCCCTCCAGGCTCTCTCGCTCGCCGGCCTCGCTGACCCCTCGTCCGCCCGCTGGACTGGCGGCGCCGCCGTCGCCGTCCAGGTCGGCGACGTCCTCGACCGCGGCGGCGACGAACTCCGTCTTCTCTACCTCCTCCACCGCCTCAAGCTTGACGCTGCCGCCGCCGGCGGCTCCCTCCTCACCCTCCACGGCAACCACGAGGTCATGAACGCCGACGGCGACTTCCGCTACGTCACCCGTGCCGGCCTCGAGGAGTTCAGGGGCTGGGCTTTCTGGTACCGTTCCGGCCTCGCCATGAAGCGCCTCTGCAGCGGCCTCGACCCCCCGGGGGACCCCTTCAGGGGCGTCCCCAAATCCTTCCCCGGGGTCAAGGAGGAGTTCTGGGAAGGGTTCCGCGCCCGCATCGCCGCCTTACGGCCGAACGGCCCGATCGCGTCACGATTCCTCGCCGGCAACCAGACCGTCCTGCTGGTCGGTGACTCGCTGTTCGTCCATGGCGGGCTTCTCCAGCAGCACATCGATCACGGGCTGGAAAGGATCAACCAAGAAGTCAAAGACTGGATAATGGGGCTCAGCGGGAGGCGATCGCCGTCCTACCTGAGAGGGCGGGACTCAGTGGTGTGGCTGCGGAGGTTCTCGGACGGACCAAATTGCGACTGCGGGCAACTCGAGGAGGTGCTCTCGATGATCCCGGGCGCAAGGAGGATGGTGATGGGGCACACCATACAGGACGAGGGAATCAACGGGGTGTGCGAGGACAAGGCGATCCGGATCGACGTGGGGTTGTCGAAGGGGTGCACAAACGGGCTGCCGGAGGTGTTGGAGATCAACGCCGGCGACCATCCGAGGATCTTGACATCGAATCCACTGTCGGACGATCGTTGGAAGCAAGTGGTTAAGGAGCAGGTGAAGGAAGGGCTTGCCATTTTGGTCCCGGAGATTAGATTGAAGGAAGTGGAGACCAAAGGTTAGAATTTGCTTGGAAAAGTCCAGTCTTTTGGTAAGACAGGATGGTAAAAGGACTGCAATGGAtatgtatctatctatctatctatctattcatCGAGCTCATTGGAAGATTGATGTAGGAGTTTAATATTGATGTGGCAAAGACCTTGCTATATTTGGCTATGAAGGTTAGATTTGCACATCATTCGTTCTTTCTGCAGTAGGATTTCAGCAGATGATGGAGAATGGAATTTGGATGAAAAGTGCAGCCTGAGATTTGATATTGGAAATTGAATTAGATGTGTTAAAGCACCGCTAATTGCAATGATTGTTATTCACTTGCCTAtttgatatgatgatgatgatgataatagttTAAAGCATACTTATTTTGTTCATTTTCCATTGTGTAGTGAATGTTTGCTGTGTTGGAAATGGAATTGGATGTTTTATTCTGTGATTTGTCTGGTGCAGATTCAAACCTACCTATCATGTAGTTTTTGTCAGTGCCAACTATTGCTCACGTACTTTTTTCTCGTTTGCATGTTTTAGTCTTATTtgaatttatattatatatatatatatatatatatatatattcctatagagaatatattttctaaaaaataagattattttaGTTTGCTCTGTTAGTTCGATAGACTATTATTTTAAGCTTAACAAAATGATTTATTAATTTtgtttataattaaaattataaaataataataataataatatactcatcaaaatttacttttatttgagcccaaacaaattatatatatatataaataatgagGTTACAATAATTTCTACCTGTTTGTTTATAAATATTGGAATATATACATGTTTGCTTATGAGTATAGTCATAAAAAAGGGTTCTTCTTGGGAGATCAATCATATATATTTGTAATTGATCTTACATTTTCAGaaactaaaattattttaattgctGGAGGTTGCAGTTTGGATAATAAATTTGGCATGAGGTTTTAGATGGACCAATTCAAATTGTATGATATTATATTATTGAATATTTAGATTACTTTACATGTATTTTTCTTAAGATACCTATAGAATGACATTTTTAATCACCAAATGAATCTGATAATACTTATATTTaatgatattataatattaattaaattattatctgCTGCATGTGATGATTAATGTAATGAagttatatattatatatcattGAATATTTAATTATGAAAAGTAAAATGAAAAGAGACAACTCATTGAAGATCTTTAGGTTGAATCTATTTGATCTACTGACCGATCCAAAAATCAAAATAATCCGTAAACAGATGAAAGAAAATAATGAATGAAAGATCTGCAGACCGTCGCTAAGGTGAAAgacatatcaaaaaaataaatcgaTCATTTGAGAAAACAAAAACGttacaagatcataaaaaaacccCAAATTAATCCGCTTTGaagtaaaaatcaaattttctgatAGATTATTTTTTCTGATAAAGCATCAAAAACTATTCTTCGATTTTTTTCTGTGCTTTGGACAATGAAAAGAATTAGGTAATTTTAACAAATGGATAAAACAAATctttatcttcttatttttctcggTTTCTTTGAGACAGCTACCAGTAGAAAATCGAGTTTTTCCTGAAGAACAAAGATTTCTCATGCTGATTTGAGATTTATGCTAAGGATAGTGTTTGTTTCTTGAACTCAATCGAACAACGAAAGCCACCAACTTTGATTCAAGTCAAGCCAAAGGAAGGACCCTTGTGGCATCCAAGAATCCAATTAAGGTCATGGCAAAATCAAAAGGACcaagaaaacagaaaaaaaaaatcacaagtcgAAGAACCGTTCACAAGTTCAAAGAGAAATCCACGAACGAAGCCGATGGTCGTACGAGATGATGAAATGAAGGAAATGTAGCAGCTTGTTCGAGGCCATCATCAAAACAGAGAAAAATTTGAGAGGCACGGAGAACTGCGATAAGTTCGTTGTCGCCAACCTTCAATGCAGAAATCGCCATCTCAATCCGGCGCTTCCGCTCTGCAAATTGGCTTCCTTAACCTTTCCGATTCATCTTCCCAAATCTCGACCGAACTCAAAAGGAAAAACAGGGCAAGatccaaagaaaagcaaagaaaaaaaCCCTTAAAAACAATCAAACAACCCTTCTCCGCTCCGCAATCTCATCAAAATCGAAAGACAGATCTACACAAAACATCGCAGAAACAGAAACTCTTTGAAGGGTGTCGAGAAGCAGGCGGAGGCAACAAATATATAGAGATGTCAGGAGGaaggaaaccctaaccctagtgtGGCAATTTGGGCGCTCGTGTTGAATGGACCGAAATACCCTTTGGAGAATGGAATAAAACGGTCCCCGTTATATGTATCGGGAGTTAATTCATTTATACCGATTTGACTGCACATATACCGATAAATCGCAAAACATTTCGTTGCAGACCCgatcttttgttctttttctataattttatgaggcaattataatattatttttaaaataattatctcacttattttgatatttatatgtGTATAGTCTCATCAACTCgagctattatttttattattcttatcTTGAAAGGGTAACGAGACATAAGTTTTTTGAATCTTTACTCATCTTTCGACCAACTTATCTCTCAATACATACCGaggataatataaaaatatttatctatcTAAATATTCATAATTATATGAAATAGGATATTTATTGATTGGTTGTAGAACGAGTATGAGTTGTGTATCGATCATaccatattattataaattaactttaattaaaaaaaagaagataattcagagtatattttttgaaaatccAACATAAGGATTTGTATGTCTCATCTTGTTTAATTCCCACTAATATAACTATATAAAAAATTGGATTCAAAAAATTTCATACAAATAGGactttttattatcataaaattacATTATATGTATTTCTATAAGATGTTTATTGATCTTAATTTGATCCAATATAGTGTATCAATAGGATCTTAATTTGATCCAATATAG of Musa acuminata AAA Group cultivar baxijiao chromosome BXJ2-3, Cavendish_Baxijiao_AAA, whole genome shotgun sequence contains these proteins:
- the LOC135607896 gene encoding outer envelope pore protein 37, chloroplastic-like isoform X2; the encoded protein is MADSVPSIPSPNSATILPLLPPPPPPPPSCHPSDQSPAGGGRFSSFRCPATRVSSEFDSDSSVFLHKVSCKLFDNLAKLKFSFQNDRGGQIAYPQLGFLTKHFGVLYDLESRNARLNGSFDIANFLQVRATHDVKEQQGEVAITTSMSNPSYKLEISSSVPSAGLPKTTVHFPLGEVSVERKDQETEKALSINGILKGELLNGVCTALYRDEDLNLRYCYKDDEMSFIPSISLPSNALSLAFKRRFSPSDKLSYWYHFDSSQWSMVYKHTVGKDLKFKAGYDSAVRLGWASLWVGDEGGKTKTAPMKTKLQFMLHVPQDDIGNSLLMFRVKKRWDF
- the LOC135607894 gene encoding shewanella-like protein phosphatase 2, with protein sequence MGASDAGCGDLPPVLSSFVDAFVDFSVSGLFFPPNPTPSPAPAATRIPAPARLVAIGDFHGDLPKALQALSLAGLADPSSARWTGGAAVAVQVGDVLDRGGDELRLLYLLHRLKLDAAAAGGSLLTLHGNHEVMNADGDFRYVTRAGLEEFRGWAFWYRSGLAMKRLCSGLDPPGDPFRGVPKSFPGVKEEFWEGFRARIAALRPNGPIASRFLAGNQTVLLVGDSLFVHGGLLQQHIDHGLERINQEVKDWIMGLSGRRSPSYLRGRDSVVWLRRFSDGPNCDCGQLEEVLSMIPGARRMVMGHTIQDEGINGVCEDKAIRIDVGLSKGCTNGLPEVLEINAGDHPRILTSNPLSDDRWKQVVKEQVKEGLAILVPEIRLKEVETKG